The window TGGAACCGGCGGCCATGCCCGATCTGCTCGCCCCGGGCTTTGCCACCGCCTTGCGCGATCTGGTCTTGCCCCCTGCGCCGCCACCCGCGCGGGTCAAGGCCCAGGACTATGCCCCCAAGGCCGGCACCGCGCCCTTTGCACTCCCCCCGCGTGAGCTTTCCTCATGGCTCGGCGTGCTGATCGCGGCGGTGTTTCTGGCCGAACGCCTGCTTGCCGCGCGCCGCCGCAGGTTTGCCGCATGAGCCGGATGATCCGCTTCGAGGACTGGCTCGCCCCCGCGCGCCGCCGCGCCATGGCCGATGTGCTGCTGTTGGGCAGCCCGGCCGTGCTGGTGCTCGCCGTTATCGGCTGGGTGCTGGGCGGCTGGGCGGGCGGAGCAGGGATGCTCTTGCTGGGCGGGACAGGGCTGGGCGCTGCGGCCTGGCACCGCGCCCGGGCGCTTGACCGCGACTGGCTGGTGCGCCGTCTCAATGCCCGCGAGCCGCAGCTTGAGGACAGCGCGGATCTTGTGTTTGGCGAGGGCGATCTCGCTCCCTTCCAGCGCATTCAGGCCGAACGCATGGCCGGACGCATCGCAGCCATCGATCCGGCGAGCCTTGCCCAAGGCTGGTCGCGGGGCCGCATCATCGTAAGCTGGATCATCGGCACGCTGGCCCTCGTGGGCGTGCTCCTGTGGCAGGCCCAGCGTTCCGCTCCGCCGCCGCTGGCCGAGGTGGCCGCAGACCCAGCCAGCTTACCTAGCGAACCGCGCCTTGTCGGCCAGCGCGTGCGGATCATCCCGCCTGCCTATACCGGCCTGCCTGCCCGCGATGCCGACAGCCTCGAGATCCGTGCGCCCGCCGGTTCGCGGATCGAATGGCGTTTCGGCTTTGCGCCGCAGCCCACGGTGGCCGCGTTGCAACTGGTCGGTGGGCAGCGCGTGGCGCTGGCGCGCGATGGCGAGGCTTGGACGGGCGGGCTCAGGCTCGACGTGCCTTCGCTCTACCGCCTCACCGCCGCAGGCATGCGTGCAGCCCAGCCGACCCACCGGCTCGAACCCATCGCCGACGAGCCACCGCAGGTGCGCGCCATCGAGCCTGCCTCGGGCCTTGTCGAGATGCGCCCCGGGCAGAGGAGCTGGCGCATCGTCTTCGAGGCGAGCGATGACTATGCCGTCGATCCGCTTGCCCGTCTGACTCTCACGACTGCCATCGGCGAGGGCGAGAATGTTCGCTTTTCTGAGCGGAGCCAGACGGTGCGCGGCACAGCCGTGGGCGGGGGCGATCCGCGTCGCCGGTGCTTCGTGATCGATCTTCCGCTCGGCCCCTATGGTCTCCAGCCCGGCAGCGATCTGGTGGCGCAGCTGACCATTGCCGACACCCGCGCGCCGGAGCCGCAGGTGGTGCGCGGTCCGGGTGTGATCCTGCGCTATCCCGCCAAGCGCGCGGTCGAGGCCGAGGGTCTTGATCTGATGGCCAAGCAGCAGATGCCCGCCTATTTCCGCAGCCAGCGGCAGGTGATCATCGACACCGAGGCCCTGATCAAGCAGCGCCGCAACCTCAGTGCCGATGAATTCATGCTGCGCTCGGACACCATCGGGGTCGATCAGCGCCTGCTTCGCCTGCGCTATGGCCAGTTCGTGGGGATGGAGGCCGAGGAGACCCCCAAGCCGCCGCTGCCGACCTCCGACAAGGATACCCCGCCCGAGCCGGAGCATTACGATGGCGATGGCCATGATCACGGCTCGGCGCCCGAAAGCCCCGTGTTCGGTTCGCTCGGCGATGTCACCGCCGAATATGGCCACACCCACGACGAGAGCGAAGCGGCGACCTTGCTCGATCCCGGCACGCGCGCGCTCCTGAAGGCGGCATTGGACGCAATGTGGGAGGCGGAATTGAACCTGCGCTCGGGCCGTCCCGAGGCGGCGCTGCCGTTCGAGAACATCGCGCTCGAGAACATCAAGAAGGTGCAGCAGGCGACCCGCATCTATCTGCCGCGGATCGGATCGCAGCAGCCGCCGATCGACCTCGCGCGGCGGCTGACCGGCAAGCGCGAAGGGATCGTCGGCAAGGGCGCGCAGCTGGTGCCTTTCGCGATTGCCGACGCGGTTCCGGCGACGGCATGGCGCGCGCTGGCGCAGCCGGGGGCGATCGATCTTGCCGGGCTTGAGAGCTGGGTGCGCAGCAATTCCACGCGCCTCAGTGATCCGCTCGCCGTGCTGGCCGCGATCGACGCGCTGCGCAGTAAGCCCGGCTCGCAGGCCCTGCGCGAGGCTCTGCGCGGACATTTGTGGAGCGTGCTTACGCGCCCGCCCACGCAGGTGCGCCGCCGCCATGATGGCGGAGACATCGGCCGCCGCTACACCAGAGGTCTGCGCTGATGCCGGGGCCGGAGATGCTCGCCAGCGCGCTGATCGCGGTCGCGGCTGTGTCGGCTGCGGTGCGTTTTGCGCTGTTGCGGCGCGGCTGGCAGGGCTGGCTTGCGGCCGGGCTTTCGCTGGCGAGCGGGCTGCTTTTGTGGCTGACATTGTTCCCGCCCATGCTTCCGGTTGGCGGTGAGACGCTGCTGGTCGCGACCGCCGAAACGCCTGCCGATACGCGCGCAGGGGCGGGAGAGCGGCTCGTCGCGCTGCCCGAAGCGCCCGCGATTGCCGGGGCCGAGCGCGTCCCCGATCTCGCCACGGCGCTGCGCCGCCACGGGCAGGTGCAAACGATCCGCATCCTTGGCCGCGGCTTGCCGCCGCGCGATCGCGACACGGCGGCGGGCGTGCCGGTCCAGTTCCGCCCGCTGCCAGACCTGCGCGGGCTGGTGCGCCTCGATCCTCCGGCGGACACGCCTGCGGGCGCGGTGTTTGCGCTGGGCGGCGAAGCGGCGGGTCTGGCGGGAGGGATGGCAGAACTGCTCGATCCAGCCGGACGCCGCGTTGATGTGCGGGTGATCGGGGAGGAGGGCAGCTTCACGCTTGGCGCGGTCGCCCGGGCGCCGGGTCTCGCCCGCTTTACCCTGCGACTGCGCGGGGCTGACAAGGCGATTGTTTCCGATACGCCCGTGCCGCTGCGCACGCTGGAGCAGCCGCCGGTGCGCGTGGCATTGATCGGCGCGCCTTCGCCCGAAGCCAAATATCTGCGCCGCTGGGCCGAGGATGCGGGGATCGACCTGTCCAGCCGGCTCGATGCGGGCGGCGGCGTGTCGCTGGGCGAGGGTGTGCGGCTCGATACGGCGGCCTTGCGCGAGCTCGATGTGGTGATCATCGATGATGCGGCGCTCGCCAGCCTTGGCGGCGGCGGACGGGCAGTGCTGGCCGAGGCGTTAGCGGGCGGGCTCGGCGTGGTGATCCGCATGGCAGCTCCCGCGAGCGGTGCGACGCGCCAGTCGTGGCGCGGGCTTGGGCTCGCGGTGGAGGGCGGGAGCGCCATCGAACCGGTCGCGCTGCCCCCGCTCGCGCCCGATGCCGAGACGTTGGCCCTGCGGCGCGGTCCGGGCAGCGCCGATCAGCCCGAGGGCCTCAACACCTTTGACGATCCTGTCCCCGATCTCGGCCGCTGGGATGTGCGCGGCGGCGTTGATCTGGTGGCCGCGGTGTCTGATGCCGACGGAGCGCTGATCGCGGGCTGGCAGCAGCGCGGGCAGGGGCGGGTGATGCTGTGGACCGTCCCCAATTCCTACGCGCTGGTGCTCGGGGGCGAGGGGGATCGCTATGCCCAGTGGTGGAGCCAGGCGTTGAGCGCGGTGGCCCGGCCCGAAGGCGGCTTCCGTCCCGAAGTGCCGCCGCTACCGCGCACGGGCGAGCGTATGGCGGTATGCGGCCTGTCCAGCCCGGCGCAGGTGTCGGCACCGAACGGGACGCGCCATGATCTGGTGGTTGATCCGGCGGCGGGCGCAAGGGGCTGCGCGGCGCTATGGCCTGCCGAGCCGGGGGTGCATGTCATCACCACCCCTGCGCGCGGGCAGGCGCCGGCGCAGAGTTTTGCATTGCTCGTGTTGCCGCGCGCGGCGCTGGCCGGCATCGCGGCGCGCGAAACCGGCGCGGAAACCTTGCGCTGGGCGATGGCGCAGACGCGTCCCGCAGCGAGCGACCGTCCCGAGCAGCGCGGTGCGGCATGGCCGTTCTTCCTCGGCTGGTTGCTGGCAAGCGGCGCGTTGTGGCTGATCGAGCGGCGGCTTCGCGCTAGGGGTTCGAGCTTTCCCCAAGCTGGAGGCTGACAAGCGCAGCCGTTTTTCCTAACAGCGCAGCAAGGCCATGTCTGAAGGGGGAAAAGGCTTTGTACAAAACGGGTTGCGGGCTGTCTGCCCTCGCGCTGCTTTCGACGACATTGGCCGGCTGTGCGATCACGCCGAAGCACAATTTGGCCCCGCGCCCCGCGCCGACCGGGTGCCATGAGATCATCACCTCGGGCGCGTGCGTGCCCCTGCCTCCCAGCAACATCCGCCAGCCTGCCGCAGTGGTCGCGCCCGACGACGGACCGCCGGAAGAAAGCGTGTCCGAGAGCCTCGCCGAGAGCAATCCGATCGAGACGATGCTGACCGAGATGCTGTCGCAGCCCTTGAAGACGCTCGAGACCGAAGCCAATGCCGAGGGCAAGCCGGATGTGAGCCAATCGGTGCTGGTGCTTTCGGGCGGCAGCCAGCAGGGTGCTTTCGGAGCCGGGTTCCTCAAGGGCTGGGCCGATCACCCTGCGCGCGGCGGCACCTTGCCGCGCTTCCGGCTGGTGACCGGGATCAGCACCGGATCGCTGCAAGCGACCTTCGCCTTTCTCGGTCGCACCGATGTGCCCTTGCGCGAATACCGGATATCGGACGAGGCCCAATTGCTGAAGCCGCTGGTGAAGGGCCGGCTTGATCAGAAGCCGCTTTCGGCGGGGCGCAGCCTTGCGACCAAGGGCACGCTCGCCCGCCTCACCCCGCTGCGCGAACGGCTCAATGCGCTGATCACGCCCGACATCATGAAGGCCGTGGCCGACGAGGCGCTCGCGGGGCGCCAGCTGCTGGTCGGCGCGGTCGAGATGGGGACGGGCGAATTGTCGATCTTCAAACTGACCGAGGCGGCCAAGCTCCACGAAGCGCGCAAGAAGACCGATCCGGCGGGCGCCGAGCAGATGCGCCAATGCTATATCGAGGCGCTGCTCGCGTCGTCGTCTGTGCCGATGCAGGCCGATCCGGTTTTCATCGACAACCGCCTCTATATCGATGGCGGTGCGCGGTTCGGGGTGCTGGTCGATTTTACCGCCAAGTCCTACGAAGCCGCGATCGCCAAGACCCAGCAGCAGCAGCGCGAGCCGAATACCCCGCGCAACCTGTTCCTGATCGTCAATGCCACGCTCGAAGTGCCGCGCTTCTGCGGGCTCGAGCGCTGTCCGGTGGATGACGAGGGCAAGCCAATCGAGCCCGGGATCGATGATCCCCACCCCAAATGGAACTTCGCCGAACTCGCCCAGCGCACCGTCAGCGTGATGACCAATCAGGCCTATCGCAGCTCGGTGTTCATGGCCGACAAGGAATTTCGCGACAAAGGCTTCAAGACCCGCTTCCTGCGGCTCGATCCGGCGCATCTGAATTTCACGTCTGCGATCACCTTTGACGGGGTGAAGCAGGAGCCGAGGACATGCTGGCAATGGCGGCTGGAGGATGAGCGGATCGACAAGCCGATGGAGTTCTTCCCGCGCTACATGCACTGCCTTGCCGAATTCGGCCTTGCGCAGGAGGAAAGGATTGCTGCCTTCGCCAAGGCCGAGCCGCGCTGAGACGATAGCGCCGTGCAACAAAAAACGGGCGGGACAGCGTGTTGCTGCCCCGCCCGCCTTTTTATGGGCCTGTGATCGCGATCAGAAGCGCGCGGTCACCCCGAGGAACAAGGTGCGGCCGATGCCCGAGACCGGGTAGGCCGAGCTCGACAGGTAAGGCTCCTCGTCGGTCAGGTTGTTGATGCCGCCGTAGACCGTGATCTCGTCGGTGGCATCGAGGTTGAAGGCGAGGTTGTGGAGCCAGTATTCCGGCGCAAACCCGGCCGGGCCGAACTCGGTGTCGATCCGCTCGATCTGGATGACCGAGGCAACCGCCGTCGAACCGATATACTGCACCCCGTAATTGAGGGTGAAGTCGCCGCGGTTCCAGGTGACCGAGCCGAAGCCCGCCCATTCCGGAGCGCCCAGTTCGCGCAGGCCCGGGTTGACGAAGGTGGTATCGACCGGATCGAAGAAACGATCGAGCCGCTCGGTCCAGTTGCCGCCAACCTGCAGGTTGAAGTTGTTCTTGCCCAGATCGAAACCGTAATTGACCTGGAAGTCGACCCCGCGCGTGTCCAGCTTCGCAAAGTTGATCTGGCTCTGCTGGAGGAAGTTGAGGCCCAGGAAGGTCTGCGATCCCGCTGTGCGGTTACGGGTGAACAATCCGCAGAAATCGTTGGGGAAGGTCGGCAGATCGTAGCAGCTGTCGACGATATCCTGCGCGGTAACCGCCTGGATCGCGTCCTCGATGTTGATCGAGTAATAATCTGCCGAGATCGACAGACCAGGCACCCAACGCGGCTGGATCACCGCGCCGACGGTGAAGGTCGTTGCGGTTTCTTCCTTCAGATTGGGGTTGCCGCCCGAAGTGCCCGAGAAGCGCGCGGTCAGCGGATCCTCGAACCCGGCCGGAATCCCGTCCGCACGGCAGTTGTTCAGACGGTTCTGTGCCGCCGGATCATTGCTCGCAATCAACCGGTCGATGTTCGACTGGCTGCACGGATCATTGGGACGGAAGGTCGCGGTCTGCTGCGGGCTGAACAGTTCCGAGATGTTCGGAGCGCGAATGGCCTGAGCGTAGGTGCCGCGGAAGCGGATATCCTCGATCGGGGCCCAGATGCCGTTGACGTTCCAGGTGAAGGCCCCGCCAACCGTCGAATAATCCGCATAGCGACCCGCTGCACCCAGCGTAAGCTCTTGGAAGAACGGCGTATCGGCAAGGATCGGCAGCAGCACTTCACCGAAGACTTCGTAGACATCGAACTGGCCGCCGGCGTTGAACTGTCGGGTCGCATCGAACACGAGGCTCTGGTTGGGCGAAACGTTGCCGATGAAGGTGCCGGCAGGGCCTGCAGGCGAGCCTTCCGGAAGCAGGCCGAGCAGCAGATCGTCGAACGTCGAACGCGACTTTTCCTTGCGGTATTCCGCGCCCAGCGAGAAGCGGACAGCACCGCCCGGCAGGTTGAAGAACGCTCCGGTGTCGCCGTTCAGCAGGCCGGTGATGACGGTCTGTTCGAGGCGGGCGCGGTTGGTGGTCGGCGTGGTGATGAAGTCCACACCGGCCTGGCTGACCGAGTTGGTGCCGCGGAAAAGGTTGACCGGAACACACTGGCCGTCGCCGGGACGGAAGGTGAAGAAGCCGGGTGCGATGACCGGGAAGGCTTCCGAACCCGGGTGCGGCGCGGCTGCGGGGTTCAGGGTCGAACGGCACACCGGCTGGCCGGTGCGCGGGTCGGTCACCACGTCGATCGCGGCGAACAGACGGTCATAGCGCACCGAGTTGCTGAAGGTGGTCGCGTTGTCGGTACGACCGTAGTTGCCGACCACTTCGTACTTCAGGTGCGGAGTGATCTCGCCATCAACCCCGCCGACGATGCGGTAGGTCTCGCGCTTGGCGGTCGAGATGCCCGGCCCGAGGTCAAGGAAGTCACGGCTGATGCGCAGGCCCCCGGCAGCGTTCGAATCCGCGCGCAGCACGGCCGGAATGAAGGGGTTGTCCGGGGCAATGAACAGCGTGTCGTAGAAGGTGTTGTAGTTGTTGCGGCTGGTCGCTTCGTTGCGGACATACTTGGCATCCATCCACACGCGCGCGGCGGGCGAGAATTCGAAGCTGGTGCGCAGGTTGGCGTAGATACGCTCCGAACCCGGGATCAGCGAGGTTTCGTTGGTGCGTTCCACCGCGCCGTCACCGCCGAACTGGTTGGCGCCGGTTGCCACGATGCCATCCTGGAAGATGCGCACGCCGCCTTCGGGGGTGGTGACATAGCAGCCGCCGCCGCCAAAGCCGGTGCGCCCGATGAAGCTCTCGTTACAATCGGGAACGCCGTTGTTGTTGATGTCGGCCGAGAAGAAGTTGAAGTCGTTGCGGAACACGAGGCCCTGGTTCGACGAGATCGCGAAGCGCGGGTCCGAACCGATGACGAAGCCGGTCGCTGCCGCTGCGCGGTCAACCAGCGCCTGTTCGGCAGGGGTGATGCCGCCCGGGAAGAATGTTGCGACCTGCGTCGCGGTGGGGATCAGCTGGCCATAGGGGAAGCGGCCAGCACCACCAACGCGGAAGCGGTTGGCGAAGTTGGGCATGGTGGCCGCATTGATCTCGCCGCGCTGGAAGCGACGCAGCGGATTGGCATAGGTGGTCGAGTTGTTGCCGCGGCCATTGTCACGGGTGAACTCGCGCGCGCCGAACAGGATTTCATCGTCCTTGGTGTAGCCTGCCGCGAGCGTGACATTGCCGCGCCCATCGGCAAAGTTCTGGCCGACAACGCCTTCGAGACGGTAGCTGCGGCCATCGCCCTTCGACGAGATGCTCATCTGGCCGTCCAGCTGGACACCTTCGAAATCGCGCTTGAGGACGTAGTTGACCACACCGGTCACCGCGTCCGCACCATAGACGGCCGAGGCGCCGCCGGTGAGCACTTCGACGCGCTCGATCAGGGCGTTGGGGATGGTCGAGACGTCGACGGTCTGCGAACCGGCCACACCCGAGACGTGGCGCCAGCCATCGATCAGCACCAGCGTGCGGTTGGCGCCGAGCTGGCGCAGGTTGAGCGTTGCCTGACCGACACCGCCCGCGCCGCGCTCGATCGAGTCGGCGACAGTGCCCGAGGAAATCAGCGCCGGGATCTGGCGCAGCGCGGCAGTTGCGTCGGTCGAGCCGAAATTGCGCAGCGCATCGGCATCGAGCGTGCTGACCGGCAGCGGCGCGACGGCATTGGGATCGCGCGCGATACGCGAACCGGTGACGACGATCTGTTCGCCCGGGGCTTCTGCGGCGTCTTCTTCAGCGACGCTGTCCTGCGCCTGGGCGACGCCCGGGGCGAGCAGCGAAACGAACAGCGCGGCGGCCAGCGCCCCGCGCGATGCGGTTTGGCGGGTATGTGTCGAATAACGCATTGTGTGTCCTCGCACCGGCGTACAAAACTTTGCAGGATATCCAGAGCTACGCCGGAGGAGCTCGGATACCACGTGTGACCGGGGCTGCTGGCACACGACGGTAATTGCCGCGCGCCGGGCAAGCTCCGGAGCGGTTCTTCCTGCTCAAGGCGAGGCCCCGGATTGGCTCCGGGTCTCAGCCCACCTTGGTGTTGAACGGCCTGCCTTCTTTCACAGGCCGGACACCAAAAATGCCGCAGCCATCGCGGCGCGGCAACCCGTGAAGTCCGCAAGCCTGCCTCGCAATTGACTTTTGATGTGACAGTGTAACCCAATGGCAACATGGACTTTGTCCCGCGCTTGCGGCTAGCGGGGTTTTTACGTTTTTGCGGGTTCGCCTCAGGCGGTGCGCTCTGCTAGCAGCCTTCGTCATGAACGAATGGATCATCGAAGCGCGCGGCGCGATTGCGGCAGCGCGCAACTATTGCGAGGCGGTGCGGGCAGGGCTGTTCGCGCGGGTGGCGCCCGGCGGCGCGCCCGATCCGGCACTGCTGGAGCGCGAACAGCACGCGGTCCATGGCTATGCGTGGGCTGCGGCAACGCTCGCCGCGCTCGAAGCCACGGCCGACTGGGCCGCACGTGCACACAGCACCGGGCTTTTCGGCGAGACCGAGGAACTGACCCTGCGGATCGGGTTTGGCGAAGCGCTGGGCCAGCTTGCCTATGGCCTCGCGATGAGCGCCAGCGAGGTGGTGCGCCCCGCAGCTCTGGGCGCCGATGCGGAAGCGCGTGGGCTTGCCGCCGATCCGGCTGTGGAGCGGTTTCTGGCCGAAGGCAGCACCGCGCAGACCCGTGCGAGGTTGGCCGCGCTGCTGGCAGACGGCGCGCGTCCCGACGAGGCTCTGGGGGACGAGACGCTCGATATGGTGCGAGGGCAATTCCGCGCCTTCACTGCCGAAAAGATCACGCCCCACGCCCACGGCTGGCACTTGGCCGATGCCCTGATCCCCGATGCGGTGATCGCCGAGATGGCGCAGCTCGGCGTGTTCGGCGTGTGCATCCCCGAAAGCCACGGCGGGCTCGGCATGGGCAAGCTGGCGATGGCGGTGGTCTCGGAGGAATTGTCGCGCGGGTGGATCTGCGCCGGCAGCCTCGGCACGCGCTCCGAGATCGCGGGCGAGCTCATCACCCACAATGGTACCGAGGCGCAGAAGGCCCATTTCCTCCCGCGCATCGCCGATGGATCATGCCTGCCCACCGCCGTTTTTACCGAACCCGACACCGGATCGGACCTTGCCGCCGTACGCACCCGGGCCGAGCGGCAGTCCGATGGCAGCTGGCGGGTGACAGGGGCCAAGACCTGGATCACCCACGCAGCCCGCGCCGATCTGATGACGATGCTGGTGCGCACCGATCCGGCGCGTCCGGGCTATGCCGGTCTCTCGATGCTGCTCGCTGAAAAGACCCGCGGCAGCGATGCAGCGCCGTTCCCCGATGCCGGAATCGATGGCAGCGAGATCGAAGTGCTCGGCTATCGCGGGATGAAGGAATATGCGCTGGGCTTCGATGGCTTTGCGGTTGCAGCCGACGGTCTGCTTGGGGGTAGCGAGGGGCAGGGCTTCAAGCAGCTGATGCGCACCTTCGAGGGCGCCCGCATCCAGACCGCCGCGCGCGCCATAGGCGTGGCGTGGAACGCTTTCGATCTCGCGCTCGATTATGCGCAGGGCCGCAAGCAGTTCGGCCAGCCGATTGCCGCCTTTCCGAGGGTGGCGGACAAGCTCGCGCTCATGGTCGCCGATATCATCATGGCGCGCGAACTGACCTATTATGCCGCCCGCGCCAAGGACCGCGAGGCGCGCTGCGATATCGAGGCGGGGATGGCGAAACTCCTCGCCGCGCGCACGGCCTGGGCGGCGGCTGACAATGCCGTGCAGATCCACGGCGGCAATGGCTATGCGCTCGAATATCCGATCAGCCGAGTGCTGTGCGATGCGCGGATTCTCAACATCTTCGAGGGCGCAGCGGAGATTCAGGCGCAGGTGATCGGACGCGGGTTGCTGAGCGCGCAGGCGGCCTAGATCATCCGTCGGCGCAGCGCCGGGCCTTCGTTCTGGCCGTCGATCGCCAGTGCGGTGCGCAGATCGACATGGCGCGGACGATTGCCGCGCGCGGTGATGATCCGCCCGACCCGCCGCACCAGCAGCGCCGGATCGAAGGGCTTGCGGATGAAATCCTGCGCGCCTGCATAGTTCGCCTGGGCCTCGTCCGCCGCGCCGTTCATCGCGGTGAACATGATCACCGGCAGATCATAGAACCGTTCTGACCGGCGCAGCCGCCGCAGCAGGGTGAGGCCGGTTTCGCCGGGCATGGCGTGATCGAGCAGCAGGATATCGGGCCGCTTTCGCTTGATGCAGGCGAAGGCCTCCTCGGCACTGGTGACCCAGCCGCAGGCGTGCCCGGCATCGATCAGCACCTCGCTCGCCAGTTCGGCGACCAGTTCGTCATCATCGGCAATCAGGATGCGGGCCATGGGCAGGTCTTCGTGTCGGTCGGTTTCCTGCTGCGCTGTTAACCACGCGGTGCTGAAAGGCCCCTTGGACCGCGCCCTCGCATTCGCCCCTAGTGTCGCCGCAGCGGCGCTCGCCTTGCTCCTGTCACCGGGCGCTGCCAGTGTCGCAGGATGATTCGCGAAACCACCAGCACTCTGGCCGAGCCCGATGGCATCGGGCCGTTCCTGCCGACCGAAGGCATCCACAACCTGCGCGATTATGGCGGCTATGCGGTGCCGGGCGGCGGGCGGGTGCGGCGCGGCGTGCTGTTCCGCTCGGGCCAGCACATGGAGGCAAGCGATGCCGATCTCGATCTGATCCACGCGCTCGATATCCGCACCATCATCGATCTGCGCGGCACCAGCGAGCGCGAGGGCTTTCCCTGCCGCCGCCATCCCGAATTTGCCGCGCAGGTGATCGCCTATGATGGCGAGACCAGCAATTCCCCGCCGCACGAAGGCGGGGGCGGGGCGATTGTCATGACCCCGCAAAAGGCGCGCGAGCGGATGCTGGCGGTCTATACCCGCATGCCGGTGAACCCGGCGATGATCGACATCTTCACCCGCTATTTCGCTGCGCTTGATCAGCGTGACGGGGGCAACCTCGTCCATTGCTTTGCCGGCAAGGACCGCACCGGGATCGCCGCGAGCCTGCTGCTCCATGTGCTGGGCGTGCATCGCGACGATCAGGTGGCCGAGTTCCTGCGCACCAATGATGCGCCCACCCGCGCTATCCTCGAACGCCAGTCCCTGCCGCGCATGGAGGCCCATTACGGCGCGATCGAACCCGAGGCGCTGCACAACCTGATGGGAGTGCTGCCCGAATATATCGACATCTATTTTGCCGAGGTGACGCGCGATCATGGCTCTATCGACGCCTATCTCGCCGCGCGATTAGGTGTGGACGAGGCGATGAAAGCGCGCCTGCGCGAACGGCTGGTGGCGTGACAATCGCCGCAACCGCTCCCATATCGCGGCCCTGAGATTCACAAGAGGCACCATCAATGGCCACCCATCATACCAAGATGCTCATCATCGGCTCCGGCCCGGCAGGCTATTCTGCAGCGATCTATGCCGCGCGCGCCATGCTCGAACCGATCGTGGTGCAGGGCCTCCAGCCGGGCGGCCAGCTCACCATCACCACCGATGTCGAGAACTATCCCGGTTTCCGCGATGTG is drawn from Erythrobacter sp. and contains these coding sequences:
- a CDS encoding carboxypeptidase regulatory-like domain-containing protein codes for the protein MPGPEMLASALIAVAAVSAAVRFALLRRGWQGWLAAGLSLASGLLLWLTLFPPMLPVGGETLLVATAETPADTRAGAGERLVALPEAPAIAGAERVPDLATALRRHGQVQTIRILGRGLPPRDRDTAAGVPVQFRPLPDLRGLVRLDPPADTPAGAVFALGGEAAGLAGGMAELLDPAGRRVDVRVIGEEGSFTLGAVARAPGLARFTLRLRGADKAIVSDTPVPLRTLEQPPVRVALIGAPSPEAKYLRRWAEDAGIDLSSRLDAGGGVSLGEGVRLDTAALRELDVVIIDDAALASLGGGGRAVLAEALAGGLGVVIRMAAPASGATRQSWRGLGLAVEGGSAIEPVALPPLAPDAETLALRRGPGSADQPEGLNTFDDPVPDLGRWDVRGGVDLVAAVSDADGALIAGWQQRGQGRVMLWTVPNSYALVLGGEGDRYAQWWSQALSAVARPEGGFRPEVPPLPRTGERMAVCGLSSPAQVSAPNGTRHDLVVDPAAGARGCAALWPAEPGVHVITTPARGQAPAQSFALLVLPRAALAGIAARETGAETLRWAMAQTRPAASDRPEQRGAAWPFFLGWLLASGALWLIERRLRARGSSFPQAGG
- a CDS encoding TonB-dependent receptor domain-containing protein; its protein translation is MRYSTHTRQTASRGALAAALFVSLLAPGVAQAQDSVAEEDAAEAPGEQIVVTGSRIARDPNAVAPLPVSTLDADALRNFGSTDATAALRQIPALISSGTVADSIERGAGGVGQATLNLRQLGANRTLVLIDGWRHVSGVAGSQTVDVSTIPNALIERVEVLTGGASAVYGADAVTGVVNYVLKRDFEGVQLDGQMSISSKGDGRSYRLEGVVGQNFADGRGNVTLAAGYTKDDEILFGAREFTRDNGRGNNSTTYANPLRRFQRGEINAATMPNFANRFRVGGAGRFPYGQLIPTATQVATFFPGGITPAEQALVDRAAAATGFVIGSDPRFAISSNQGLVFRNDFNFFSADINNNGVPDCNESFIGRTGFGGGGCYVTTPEGGVRIFQDGIVATGANQFGGDGAVERTNETSLIPGSERIYANLRTSFEFSPAARVWMDAKYVRNEATSRNNYNTFYDTLFIAPDNPFIPAVLRADSNAAGGLRISRDFLDLGPGISTAKRETYRIVGGVDGEITPHLKYEVVGNYGRTDNATTFSNSVRYDRLFAAIDVVTDPRTGQPVCRSTLNPAAAPHPGSEAFPVIAPGFFTFRPGDGQCVPVNLFRGTNSVSQAGVDFITTPTTNRARLEQTVITGLLNGDTGAFFNLPGGAVRFSLGAEYRKEKSRSTFDDLLLGLLPEGSPAGPAGTFIGNVSPNQSLVFDATRQFNAGGQFDVYEVFGEVLLPILADTPFFQELTLGAAGRYADYSTVGGAFTWNVNGIWAPIEDIRFRGTYAQAIRAPNISELFSPQQTATFRPNDPCSQSNIDRLIASNDPAAQNRLNNCRADGIPAGFEDPLTARFSGTSGGNPNLKEETATTFTVGAVIQPRWVPGLSISADYYSINIEDAIQAVTAQDIVDSCYDLPTFPNDFCGLFTRNRTAGSQTFLGLNFLQQSQINFAKLDTRGVDFQVNYGFDLGKNNFNLQVGGNWTERLDRFFDPVDTTFVNPGLRELGAPEWAGFGSVTWNRGDFTLNYGVQYIGSTAVASVIQIERIDTEFGPAGFAPEYWLHNLAFNLDATDEITVYGGINNLTDEEPYLSSSAYPVSGIGRTLFLGVTARF
- a CDS encoding DUF4175 family protein, with the protein product MSRMIRFEDWLAPARRRAMADVLLLGSPAVLVLAVIGWVLGGWAGGAGMLLLGGTGLGAAAWHRARALDRDWLVRRLNAREPQLEDSADLVFGEGDLAPFQRIQAERMAGRIAAIDPASLAQGWSRGRIIVSWIIGTLALVGVLLWQAQRSAPPPLAEVAADPASLPSEPRLVGQRVRIIPPAYTGLPARDADSLEIRAPAGSRIEWRFGFAPQPTVAALQLVGGQRVALARDGEAWTGGLRLDVPSLYRLTAAGMRAAQPTHRLEPIADEPPQVRAIEPASGLVEMRPGQRSWRIVFEASDDYAVDPLARLTLTTAIGEGENVRFSERSQTVRGTAVGGGDPRRRCFVIDLPLGPYGLQPGSDLVAQLTIADTRAPEPQVVRGPGVILRYPAKRAVEAEGLDLMAKQQMPAYFRSQRQVIIDTEALIKQRRNLSADEFMLRSDTIGVDQRLLRLRYGQFVGMEAEETPKPPLPTSDKDTPPEPEHYDGDGHDHGSAPESPVFGSLGDVTAEYGHTHDESEAATLLDPGTRALLKAALDAMWEAELNLRSGRPEAALPFENIALENIKKVQQATRIYLPRIGSQQPPIDLARRLTGKREGIVGKGAQLVPFAIADAVPATAWRALAQPGAIDLAGLESWVRSNSTRLSDPLAVLAAIDALRSKPGSQALREALRGHLWSVLTRPPTQVRRRHDGGDIGRRYTRGLR
- a CDS encoding patatin-like phospholipase family protein codes for the protein MPLPPSNIRQPAAVVAPDDGPPEESVSESLAESNPIETMLTEMLSQPLKTLETEANAEGKPDVSQSVLVLSGGSQQGAFGAGFLKGWADHPARGGTLPRFRLVTGISTGSLQATFAFLGRTDVPLREYRISDEAQLLKPLVKGRLDQKPLSAGRSLATKGTLARLTPLRERLNALITPDIMKAVADEALAGRQLLVGAVEMGTGELSIFKLTEAAKLHEARKKTDPAGAEQMRQCYIEALLASSSVPMQADPVFIDNRLYIDGGARFGVLVDFTAKSYEAAIAKTQQQQREPNTPRNLFLIVNATLEVPRFCGLERCPVDDEGKPIEPGIDDPHPKWNFAELAQRTVSVMTNQAYRSSVFMADKEFRDKGFKTRFLRLDPAHLNFTSAITFDGVKQEPRTCWQWRLEDERIDKPMEFFPRYMHCLAEFGLAQEERIAAFAKAEPR